In Cucurbita pepo subsp. pepo cultivar mu-cu-16 chromosome LG04, ASM280686v2, whole genome shotgun sequence, the following are encoded in one genomic region:
- the LOC111793725 gene encoding uncharacterized protein LOC111793725, whose translation MARTSVQANALLFRKVKQLRRQFSSLANSSHNKEETETEPLSYNSSTWVPHPRTGIYFPQGHEWVMKDVPENAASFSPVFWFRDFDGVDDLNPDTHPSPGPRLAAVLGPGQD comes from the exons ATGGCAAGGACTTCTGTGCAGGCTAATGCATTGCTTTTTAG GAAAGTGAAGCAATTGAGGCGCCAATTCAGCAGCCTTGCAAATAGCTCACATAACAAAGAGGAGACAGAAACAGAGCCATTGTCCTATAACTCATCAACTTGGGTGCCCCATCCCCGGACTGGAATATACTTCCCTCAGGGCCATGAGTGGGTCATGAAGGATGTCCCTGAAAATGCAGCTTCCTTCTCTCCCGTTTTCTGGTTCCGGGATTTCGATGGCGTCGACGACCTAAACCCCGACACTCATCCCTCTCCCGGACCTCGACTTGCTGCTGTTTTAGGTCCCGGGCAGGATTGA